A window of the Pedobacter cryoconitis genome harbors these coding sequences:
- the hemC gene encoding hydroxymethylbilane synthase has product MKKLIIGTRGSDLALWQANYTKDKLAEIGVEAELKIIKTQGDKILNLRLDKLEGKGFFTKELEEELLSGSIDIAVHSHKDLPTTHPAGLTIAAVSEREDASELLLILKDCVDVTQKLSLKTGAQVGTSSNRRKAQLLALRTDLNIEDLRGNVNTRIQKLRDENYDAILLAKAGVNRLNLDLSEFHMEVIDTTELIPAPAQGVLAIQIRENDHELYDVLQGIHDADTAEEIGVERKVLNLFEGGCHMPLGCYCKKENGKYEVWTSKALTADDFPNRLFFRVDSLEGLAEKIVAKYDKDRKLPARVFISREIGEHNYFRRALETNHIEIEGRSLIRTFPIVNVLDPFYLKHINWIFFSSRNGVEYFFKLKPVLPKHVKFGVVGRGSEDALRKHGHKADYVGESGDITEVAEDFAVLVRNQTVLFPRAQDSLLSIQKSLAEDTKVIDLPIYETVIEENIDHTYADVLIFTSPSNVEAYFADNLLDPGQKVIAIGNSTGKKFEEMGVEYVLPYSPDEIGLAEAVFGIDIK; this is encoded by the coding sequence ATGAAAAAACTTATTATCGGAACAAGAGGCAGTGATCTTGCATTGTGGCAGGCTAATTATACGAAAGACAAACTTGCGGAAATTGGTGTCGAAGCTGAACTGAAGATCATTAAAACCCAGGGTGATAAAATACTAAACCTGAGGCTGGACAAACTTGAAGGAAAAGGTTTTTTTACCAAAGAGCTTGAAGAAGAACTCTTAAGCGGCAGCATTGATATTGCTGTACACTCTCACAAAGATTTACCAACTACCCACCCGGCCGGATTAACTATTGCGGCAGTCTCTGAAAGAGAAGATGCTTCAGAATTATTACTTATTCTGAAAGATTGTGTAGATGTTACGCAAAAACTTTCTTTGAAAACAGGTGCACAGGTTGGTACTTCATCAAACAGACGTAAAGCGCAACTGCTTGCTTTAAGAACAGATCTTAATATTGAAGACCTGCGTGGTAATGTAAATACCCGTATTCAAAAATTAAGAGATGAAAACTATGATGCTATTTTACTGGCAAAAGCAGGTGTAAACCGTTTGAATCTTGATTTGTCTGAATTCCATATGGAAGTGATAGACACTACTGAACTGATTCCTGCACCTGCACAAGGGGTATTAGCGATTCAGATCAGAGAAAATGACCATGAGTTATATGATGTGCTGCAAGGAATACATGATGCAGATACTGCGGAAGAGATTGGTGTGGAACGTAAAGTGCTGAACCTTTTTGAAGGTGGTTGCCATATGCCTTTAGGTTGTTACTGTAAAAAAGAAAACGGCAAATACGAGGTGTGGACTTCCAAAGCATTAACTGCTGATGATTTTCCAAACCGCCTGTTCTTCAGGGTAGATAGCCTGGAAGGGCTGGCAGAAAAAATCGTGGCTAAATATGATAAAGACAGAAAGCTGCCTGCAAGGGTATTTATTTCCAGAGAAATCGGGGAACATAATTACTTCAGAAGAGCACTGGAAACTAACCATATAGAAATAGAAGGCAGATCGTTGATCCGTACTTTCCCTATTGTGAATGTACTGGATCCTTTTTACCTGAAACATATTAACTGGATCTTTTTCAGCAGCCGTAATGGGGTGGAATACTTCTTTAAACTGAAGCCTGTATTGCCTAAACATGTAAAGTTTGGTGTAGTTGGCAGAGGATCAGAAGATGCGCTTCGTAAACATGGTCATAAAGCTGACTATGTAGGTGAAAGTGGTGATATTACTGAGGTAGCGGAAGATTTTGCAGTATTGGTGAGAAATCAGACTGTTTTATTTCCACGGGCACAGGATTCACTGTTAAGCATCCAGAAATCTTTAGCTGAAGACACAAAAGTCATTGACCTGCCTATTTATGAGACAGTGATTGAAGAAAATATAGATCATACTTATGCTGATGTATTGATTTTTACCAGCCCATCCAATGTGGAAGCTTATTTCGCCGACAATTTACTGGATCCGGGACAAAAGGTAATTGCCATAGGAAATTCAACAGGAAAGAAATTTGAGGAAATGGGCGTGGAGTATGTCCTTCCTTATTCACCTGACGAAATCGGCCTTGCAGAAGCAGTATTCGGAATTGATATTAAATAA
- the hemB gene encoding porphobilinogen synthase, translated as MLHRPRRLRKNPIVREMMAETKLSKDMFVYPYFIVPGNGVKHGIDSMPGVNHFSTDMLIRDVEKGLELGVNKIMLFGVGDEKSEDARSAYHDHSLVPAAVRELKKNFGDDLYVVTDVCVCSYTTHGHCGILKDDYVQNDETVEVIAKMALTHAQAGADMLAPSDMMDGRIGAMRNLLDQNGYVNAAIMSHATKFASAYYGPFREAADCAPSKGDRKAYQMDFRNPEEALREALLDQSEGADVLMVKPALAYMDVIHNLKQNTDLPIACYNVSGEYAMVKAAAQKGWIDEQKIVMETMYAFARAGASIITTYHIRDIVEKNWM; from the coding sequence ATGTTGCACCGTCCGCGTAGATTAAGAAAGAACCCAATTGTAAGAGAGATGATGGCCGAAACAAAGTTGTCGAAAGACATGTTTGTTTATCCATATTTTATCGTTCCTGGAAACGGAGTGAAACATGGTATTGATTCGATGCCTGGAGTAAACCATTTTTCAACTGATATGTTAATCAGAGATGTTGAAAAAGGGCTTGAACTGGGGGTAAATAAGATCATGCTTTTTGGTGTGGGGGATGAAAAATCTGAGGATGCACGCTCTGCTTATCATGATCATTCGCTGGTACCTGCTGCTGTTCGTGAATTAAAGAAAAACTTTGGTGATGATTTATATGTAGTTACTGATGTTTGCGTTTGTTCTTATACAACACATGGTCATTGCGGTATTTTGAAAGATGACTACGTGCAGAATGATGAAACCGTAGAGGTGATTGCTAAAATGGCTTTGACACATGCACAGGCCGGGGCAGATATGTTAGCGCCATCAGATATGATGGATGGACGTATTGGTGCGATGCGGAATTTGCTGGATCAGAATGGTTATGTGAACGCAGCGATTATGTCGCATGCGACTAAATTTGCTTCTGCTTATTACGGGCCGTTCAGAGAGGCTGCGGATTGTGCACCAAGTAAAGGTGACCGGAAGGCTTACCAGATGGATTTCAGGAACCCTGAGGAGGCTTTGCGTGAGGCTTTGCTTGATCAGAGTGAAGGTGCGGATGTATTAATGGTAAAACCAGCATTGGCTTATATGGACGTAATCCATAACCTGAAACAAAATACAGATTTGCCTATTGCCTGTTACAATGTATCGGGAGAGTATGCAATGGTGAAAGCGGCTGCACAAAAGGGCTGGATTGATGAACAAAAGATTGTAATGGAAACTATGTATGCCTTCGCACGTGCGGGAGCAAGCATAATTACCACTTACCATATAAGAGATATTGTAGAAAAGAACTGGATGTAA
- the hemL gene encoding glutamate-1-semialdehyde 2,1-aminomutase, translating into MLESLKKMFSGNEGDMPVNTGSKPDISREKSKELYEKAKTYFPGGVNSPVRAFKSVYGTPLFIQKGDGCFVWDADGNQFIDFCGSWGPLILGHNPPKVREKVIETMQNGMSFGAPTALENELAELIIKNNKHVEKIRFTSSGTEAVMSAIRLARGYTSRDKILKFEGCYHGHSDSLLVKAGSGLVTFGETSSLGVPKSFAEETIVIPLNDTEALTQAFAQFKDQLAAVIIEGIPANNGLLIQDPAYIEFLQKICKDNGTLLIFDEVITGFRLGFEGAAGYYNAKPDIVTYGKILGGGLPVGMYGASAEIMGHISPDGGVYQAGTLSGNPVAMSAGIAQLTELLKSGFYKELNAKATEFAEGIQRFATARSYKFKVFHVGSIFWFAFTDKDKIQCAEDIDPASMEKFKIMHRELLNRGIYLGPSGYEVGFVSAAHTKIELEKAKRAILEALDIVFRK; encoded by the coding sequence ATGTTAGAATCGTTAAAAAAGATGTTTTCCGGCAACGAAGGAGATATGCCTGTAAATACTGGAAGTAAACCAGATATTTCAAGAGAGAAATCCAAAGAGCTGTATGAAAAGGCAAAAACCTATTTCCCTGGTGGCGTAAATTCACCGGTAAGAGCTTTTAAATCTGTTTATGGCACGCCGTTATTCATTCAAAAGGGTGATGGATGTTTCGTCTGGGATGCTGACGGGAATCAGTTTATTGATTTTTGCGGTAGCTGGGGCCCTTTAATTCTAGGTCATAATCCTCCTAAAGTAAGAGAGAAAGTAATTGAAACCATGCAAAATGGGATGAGTTTCGGTGCACCTACTGCTTTGGAAAATGAGCTGGCTGAACTGATTATCAAAAATAACAAACACGTAGAGAAAATTCGTTTTACGAGTTCTGGTACGGAAGCAGTGATGTCTGCGATCCGTCTGGCACGTGGTTATACCAGCAGAGATAAAATCCTGAAATTTGAAGGTTGTTATCATGGGCACAGTGATTCATTATTGGTAAAAGCAGGTTCAGGCCTGGTTACTTTTGGTGAAACTTCATCTTTGGGTGTTCCTAAATCTTTTGCAGAAGAAACAATTGTAATTCCTTTAAATGACACGGAAGCTTTGACACAGGCTTTTGCACAGTTTAAAGATCAGCTTGCTGCGGTAATTATTGAAGGTATTCCTGCAAATAACGGTTTATTGATCCAGGATCCTGCTTATATTGAATTCTTACAGAAAATCTGTAAGGACAATGGTACTTTGCTGATTTTTGATGAGGTGATCACAGGTTTCCGTTTAGGTTTTGAAGGTGCTGCGGGTTATTATAATGCGAAGCCGGATATTGTTACTTATGGTAAGATATTAGGTGGTGGTTTACCTGTGGGAATGTACGGGGCCTCTGCCGAAATCATGGGACATATTTCTCCTGATGGTGGTGTTTACCAGGCGGGTACTTTATCAGGAAATCCTGTAGCCATGTCGGCGGGTATTGCCCAGCTGACTGAGTTGTTGAAATCAGGTTTCTATAAAGAACTGAATGCAAAGGCTACAGAGTTTGCGGAAGGTATTCAGCGTTTTGCGACGGCAAGAAGTTATAAATTCAAAGTATTTCATGTAGGTTCTATTTTCTGGTTCGCTTTTACGGACAAGGATAAGATACAGTGTGCGGAGGATATTGATCCGGCAAGTATGGAGAAATTCAAAATCATGCACCGTGAGCTGTTAAACAGAGGTATTTATTTAGGCCCTTCGGGTTATGAAGTAGGATTTGTTTCTGCTGCGCATACAAAAATAGAGCTGGAAAAGGCTAAAAGAGCGATTCTTGAAGCGCTGGACATTGTTTTTAGGAAATAA
- a CDS encoding sensor histidine kinase, with translation MKKSIIIFYFMLLYSLVQLISWGTLVVKLQPSRMAMVMGEGSVFLFLLCVGAYFLHQSIKKEDLLREQQQNFLLSVTHELKSPLAAIKLSLQTIVKRDLDKARQTSLLNNSLKDIERLDDLVENMLLATKIENRSYSFPKEEFDFSELVTKITDRLQIHSCGCEQVISPVIQPNVIVLGDPFTLSSVVTNLVENAVKYSGPCAEVGVELGMRDGHPFLSVSDRGPGIPDAEKMLIFDKFYRVGEENTRKAKGTGLGLFIVKEVLQKHDADISVRDNVPQGTIFEITFS, from the coding sequence TTGAAGAAATCAATAATCATATTTTATTTCATGTTGCTGTACTCTTTGGTACAGCTGATCTCCTGGGGAACGCTTGTGGTGAAGCTCCAGCCTTCCAGAATGGCCATGGTCATGGGAGAGGGGTCTGTGTTTTTGTTTCTTTTGTGTGTAGGGGCATATTTCCTGCACCAGTCGATCAAAAAGGAAGACTTGTTAAGAGAGCAGCAGCAGAATTTCCTGCTTTCTGTTACGCATGAATTGAAATCGCCTCTGGCAGCTATTAAGTTATCACTTCAGACGATTGTGAAACGCGATCTGGATAAAGCGCGTCAAACTTCTTTACTGAACAATTCATTAAAGGATATTGAGCGCCTGGATGATCTGGTGGAAAATATGCTATTGGCTACAAAAATTGAAAACCGCTCGTATTCCTTCCCTAAGGAAGAGTTTGATTTTTCAGAACTGGTTACCAAAATAACTGACAGGTTACAAATTCATTCTTGCGGATGTGAACAGGTGATTAGTCCTGTGATCCAGCCGAATGTGATTGTACTGGGAGATCCGTTTACCCTTTCTTCTGTAGTAACCAACCTGGTAGAGAATGCGGTGAAATATTCTGGCCCATGTGCTGAAGTGGGTGTTGAACTGGGAATGCGTGATGGACATCCTTTCCTGAGTGTTTCTGATAGAGGGCCTGGTATTCCGGATGCGGAAAAAATGCTCATATTTGATAAGTTTTACCGCGTTGGTGAAGAGAACACAAGGAAAGCGAAAGGAACTGGACTGGGATTGTTTATAGTCAAAGAAGTTTTGCAAAAACATGACGCTGATATCAGCGTCAGAGACAATGTGCCGCAGGGTACGATTTTTGAAATCACATTTAGTTGA
- a CDS encoding response regulator transcription factor, with translation MQQKLRILLVEDEDHLLDAIKLNLELEGYKVHAVKDGKTALKIFKEERFNLIILDVMLPEMDGFQVCETIRLENTEVPILFLTAKNTSEDRVMGLKKGADDYLVKPFNLEELILRVGILVKRSMKSDDLKELNSYKIGEKTIYFNSFELKQDDGVIVPLTKKETMLLKLLIERKNEAVSREQILETVWNYDVYPSTRTIDNFILTFRKYFEPDQKNPVYFHSIRGVGYKFTDIHN, from the coding sequence ATGCAACAGAAATTAAGAATTTTATTGGTCGAAGATGAAGACCATTTATTAGATGCTATAAAATTAAACCTTGAATTAGAAGGTTACAAAGTCCATGCAGTGAAGGATGGTAAAACGGCTTTGAAGATTTTCAAAGAGGAACGTTTTAACCTGATCATCCTGGATGTGATGCTTCCTGAAATGGATGGTTTCCAGGTTTGTGAAACTATACGTTTGGAAAACACAGAGGTTCCTATTTTATTTTTAACGGCTAAAAACACGAGTGAAGACCGTGTAATGGGCCTTAAGAAAGGTGCTGATGATTATTTAGTAAAGCCTTTCAATTTAGAGGAGCTGATCTTAAGAGTTGGTATCCTGGTTAAACGCAGCATGAAGTCTGACGATTTAAAGGAATTGAATTCTTATAAAATCGGCGAAAAAACTATCTATTTCAATTCATTCGAGCTGAAACAGGATGATGGCGTGATTGTGCCTTTAACTAAAAAGGAGACAATGCTGCTTAAGTTATTGATTGAGCGTAAAAATGAAGCAGTTTCAAGAGAGCAGATTTTAGAGACTGTTTGGAATTATGATGTTTATCCTTCGACGCGTACGATTGATAACTTCATCCTTACTTTCCGTAAGTATTTTGAACCAGATCAGAAAAACCCGGTTTATTTCCACTCAATTCGTGGTGTAGGCTATAAATTTACGGATATCCATAACTAA
- a CDS encoding tetratricopeptide repeat protein — protein MYNAKGRYALMAIFVIAAGVCLFYDQFQLAVISGLMAGFVVWSHFKSSSILIASKYFKNGDYDKAEKLLAEVPNPDRLAKNRRGYYEFMIANIALKKEDYQAAEYHFQVASRFPLGTRSDKSFVLIHLANLALRKKDKVRALAYADKAKDLANTERTKEIINKIEKEANSLPTN, from the coding sequence ATGTATAACGCAAAAGGCAGGTATGCTCTGATGGCAATTTTTGTTATTGCCGCTGGGGTGTGCCTTTTTTATGACCAGTTCCAGCTGGCAGTAATCTCAGGATTAATGGCCGGATTTGTAGTCTGGAGCCATTTTAAAAGCAGCTCCATCTTAATTGCGTCGAAGTATTTTAAGAATGGTGATTACGATAAGGCTGAGAAATTATTGGCAGAAGTGCCAAATCCGGATCGTCTGGCCAAAAACAGACGTGGTTACTACGAATTTATGATTGCGAATATCGCGTTGAAGAAGGAGGACTACCAGGCTGCTGAATACCATTTTCAGGTGGCGAGCAGGTTTCCTCTGGGCACAAGAAGTGATAAGTCTTTTGTATTGATACATCTGGCTAATCTTGCTTTGCGCAAAAAGGATAAGGTAAGAGCATTGGCCTATGCTGATAAAGCAAAGGATCTTGCGAATACGGAGAGAACGAAAGAGATAATTAATAAAATAGAAAAAGAAGCAAATAGCTTACCAACAAATTAA
- the hemE gene encoding uroporphyrinogen decarboxylase, producing the protein MNTLFLDAAWSKQTERPPVWMMRQAGRFMPEYWEIKNKYSFLEMCKTPEIAADVTMLPVDLLGIDAAILFCDILVTGEAMGGDLSFTQGIGPRFANPVRTLKDVENLNVDCLDQLEYVADAIKVIQQRLNGSIPLIGFAGAPFTVMSYLVEGASSKDFKLTKLLMHNHPEVAHKLLAKIAKVTADYLNLQIAAGVNAVQIFDSWAMALSWNDYQEFSHRYIQEIIANLNRKDIPVISFCKGSSVFAPIMATAKPDVISVDWNADLLNIKQALPAGIAVQGNLDPHILYAEKPVIKKHILQLFERMRGEKGFIFNLGHGIMPDIPFDNVKYAIDFIKEFRY; encoded by the coding sequence ATGAACACTTTATTTTTAGATGCAGCATGGTCCAAACAAACTGAACGTCCACCGGTATGGATGATGCGTCAGGCTGGTCGTTTCATGCCGGAATATTGGGAGATTAAAAACAAGTATTCATTCTTAGAAATGTGCAAAACGCCTGAAATTGCTGCTGATGTAACGATGTTACCGGTAGATTTATTGGGTATTGATGCGGCTATTTTGTTTTGTGATATATTGGTTACTGGTGAGGCAATGGGCGGTGACCTTAGCTTTACGCAGGGTATAGGGCCGCGTTTTGCGAATCCTGTACGTACGTTGAAAGATGTAGAAAATCTGAATGTTGATTGTTTAGATCAGCTGGAGTATGTGGCTGATGCGATTAAAGTGATTCAGCAGCGTTTGAATGGAAGTATTCCTTTGATCGGTTTTGCTGGTGCTCCGTTTACGGTAATGAGTTACCTGGTAGAGGGCGCTTCTTCAAAGGATTTCAAGTTGACGAAGTTGTTGATGCATAATCACCCTGAGGTTGCGCATAAGTTGTTAGCGAAAATTGCGAAAGTAACTGCTGATTATCTGAATTTACAGATTGCTGCTGGTGTGAATGCGGTACAGATTTTTGATAGCTGGGCTATGGCTTTGTCATGGAATGATTATCAGGAGTTTTCTCACCGTTATATTCAGGAGATCATCGCTAATTTAAATAGAAAAGATATTCCTGTAATTTCTTTCTGTAAGGGCAGTTCTGTGTTTGCGCCGATTATGGCTACTGCAAAACCAGATGTGATTTCTGTGGATTGGAATGCTGATTTATTAAATATTAAACAGGCTTTGCCTGCTGGTATTGCTGTTCAGGGAAATCTTGATCCGCATATTTTATATGCTGAGAAGCCGGTGATTAAGAAACATATTTTACAGTTGTTTGAGCGTATGCGCGGTGAGAAAGGGTTTATATTCAATTTGGGTCATGGTATCATGCCTGATATCCCTTTTGATAATGTGAAGTATGCGATTGATTTCATTAAAGAATTCCGCTATTAA
- a CDS encoding CopD family protein: MDQYYPYVLSVHIIFVVSWMAGLFYSVRLFIYHTEANDRPEVEKEILQKEFIKIEHKLWHIITNPAMTFAVLAGIGMICIRPGLLHTPWLHVKLGFVLLLLVYHFICQRLMKQMKSGVFKLSSFKLRLWNEVATVLLVAIVFTVVLKSAVDWVYGLIGLIVFSGGIMTAVKLYKNYRQKRGE; encoded by the coding sequence ATGGATCAGTATTATCCATATGTACTTTCTGTCCATATCATCTTTGTGGTGAGCTGGATGGCAGGGTTATTTTATAGTGTTCGTTTGTTTATTTATCATACGGAAGCGAATGATCGTCCTGAGGTTGAGAAAGAGATTCTTCAGAAGGAGTTTATTAAGATAGAGCACAAGTTGTGGCACATTATTACGAACCCGGCAATGACTTTTGCCGTGCTTGCAGGGATCGGAATGATTTGCATCAGACCGGGTTTGTTACATACGCCGTGGTTACATGTAAAGCTTGGTTTTGTTTTGTTATTGCTGGTTTACCATTTTATTTGCCAGCGGTTAATGAAACAGATGAAGAGTGGGGTTTTTAAACTAAGTTCTTTTAAGCTGAGGTTATGGAATGAAGTGGCTACGGTTTTATTGGTAGCAATTGTGTTTACAGTAGTGTTGAAGAGTGCGGTTGACTGGGTTTATGGGTTGATCGGATTGATCGTGTTTTCTGGTGGAATTATGACGGCTGTTAAGTTGTACAAGAATTATCGTCAGAAACGGGGAGAGTAA
- a CDS encoding outer membrane beta-barrel protein: MKNNLLKTLMLTGLVGAACLTAAAQSGDHVDTTVVQTAKNSVKSRKYNWNVSFGRNEDSVKNVSAPKGRFGYGLTFTRLDIGFSRLIDNGSFKLSPKNDFLDYRGIKTSTVSFDLAYFGYRFNPNFRIYTAAGFDWTLIRLEKNITIQKNTPDLTYVEEPIDFSKNRFSSSYVHIPLNFEFRTNENQRGKRFYFVVGPEVSFLLNGKVKQISEERGKQKFRNDYDFQKVRLGGTLRVGYAGIGLFTKYYFNDMFDTEAQKGLKNLAFGITFGIH, translated from the coding sequence ATGAAGAATAATTTACTAAAGACTTTAATGCTGACGGGATTGGTGGGAGCGGCTTGTTTAACGGCTGCTGCACAATCGGGTGATCATGTGGATACAACAGTGGTGCAGACTGCTAAAAATTCGGTAAAGAGCCGGAAATACAATTGGAATGTATCTTTTGGACGTAATGAGGATAGTGTGAAGAATGTTTCTGCTCCTAAGGGTCGTTTTGGTTATGGACTTACTTTTACGAGGTTGGATATTGGTTTTTCAAGATTGATTGACAATGGAAGTTTTAAGCTTTCCCCTAAAAATGATTTTCTGGATTATAGGGGAATCAAAACGAGCACGGTATCTTTTGATTTGGCATACTTTGGGTATCGCTTTAATCCTAATTTCAGGATTTATACAGCGGCAGGGTTTGATTGGACTTTAATAAGGTTGGAGAAGAATATCACGATTCAGAAAAATACACCAGATCTTACTTATGTGGAGGAACCGATTGATTTTAGTAAGAATAGGTTCTCTAGTAGTTATGTGCATATTCCATTGAATTTTGAGTTCAGAACGAATGAGAATCAAAGGGGAAAAAGATTTTATTTTGTTGTTGGGCCTGAGGTGAGCTTTTTGCTGAATGGAAAGGTTAAGCAGATTAGTGAGGAACGTGGTAAGCAGAAGTTCAGGAATGATTATGATTTTCAAAAGGTGCGTTTAGGGGGTACATTGAGAGTTGGATATGCAGGGATTGGCTTGTTTACTAAGTATTATTTCAATGATATGTTTGATACTGAGGCACAGAAGGGACTTAAGAATTTAGCTTTCGGGATTACTTTCGGCATTCATTAG
- a CDS encoding ABC transporter ATP-binding protein, whose amino-acid sequence MDEIIISVRQLTKQYQTEQASGIRNITFDIKRGDIIAVIGESGSGKSTLLKSIFGLLKVDEGEVLLNGKRVLGPHEQLIPGHKEMKIVTQDFSLNIYAKVYDNIASVLSNTDVKGKEEKTVRMMEHLHIDHLRNKKITELSGGEQQRVAIARALVTDTSVLLLDEPFSQVDALLKNQLRADIKRIAAETGVTVIIVSHDPADGLFLADELILMKDGMLIQKGRPAHVYNHPEHIYTAQLLGNAVVLKPEDAVKLGLQAKQQSVVFYPEWVELKGGWNSKRYEVKDVYYKGFYEELLLERNGVIIRAIQLNRGEHKKNDHVQANIGRFLEF is encoded by the coding sequence GTGGACGAAATTATCATCAGCGTTAGACAACTAACTAAGCAATATCAAACTGAACAGGCTTCAGGAATCAGAAATATCACTTTCGACATTAAACGGGGAGACATCATCGCAGTAATTGGAGAGAGTGGAAGTGGGAAGTCTACTTTATTGAAATCTATTTTTGGTTTGCTGAAGGTTGATGAGGGAGAGGTTTTGCTGAATGGTAAGCGTGTGCTGGGGCCGCATGAACAGCTTATTCCGGGGCATAAGGAAATGAAGATTGTGACGCAGGATTTTTCGCTGAATATTTATGCGAAGGTGTATGATAATATTGCTTCTGTGCTTTCTAATACGGATGTAAAGGGAAAGGAAGAAAAAACAGTGAGGATGATGGAGCATCTGCATATTGATCATCTGAGGAATAAAAAGATAACTGAATTGAGTGGGGGTGAGCAGCAGCGTGTGGCGATTGCCAGGGCTTTGGTTACGGATACGAGTGTTTTGTTATTGGATGAGCCTTTTAGTCAGGTGGACGCGTTGTTAAAGAATCAGTTGCGTGCGGATATTAAGCGTATTGCTGCTGAAACAGGAGTGACTGTGATTATTGTATCTCACGATCCCGCCGATGGGTTATTTTTGGCGGATGAGTTAATTTTGATGAAGGATGGAATGCTGATCCAAAAGGGAAGGCCTGCTCATGTTTACAATCATCCTGAACATATTTATACTGCACAGTTGTTAGGGAATGCGGTTGTGCTGAAGCCGGAGGACGCGGTTAAGTTAGGGCTTCAGGCTAAGCAGCAGTCAGTAGTGTTTTATCCTGAATGGGTAGAATTAAAAGGTGGATGGAATAGTAAAAGGTACGAGGTAAAGGATGTTTATTATAAAGGCTTTTATGAGGAACTGTTGCTGGAAAGAAATGGTGTGATCATCAGGGCTATTCAGCTGAACAGGGGAGAGCATAAAAAAAACGACCACGTTCAGGCGAACATTGGTCGTTTTTTAGAGTTTTAA
- a CDS encoding M12 family metallopeptidase, protein MKNKTLLVALAFAAFTTSCKKQSGQEAPLADAKQNDCNCAVEQALPEIKGQVISFGNGAKKISLTKKNDQFILGGDILLSNDQVSLLKQKADASGASTESTFVDYLNRRWTNGIVYYSIDTNVPNQARITDAIAHWKAKTKLTFTVRTNQANYIRFVVGTGCSSSLGMIGGAQKLNLSSGCSTGNAIHEIGHALGLLHEQSRTDRDDYVIINKDNIEAGYEHNFDTWADRGYTGGQTGAFDFGSIMMYPSNAFSSNGEPTITKLDGSTFGSQRTALSAGDLAGFKYLYPNYSL, encoded by the coding sequence ATGAAAAACAAAACATTATTAGTTGCGCTTGCCTTCGCAGCTTTCACTACTTCCTGCAAGAAACAAAGCGGACAGGAGGCTCCATTAGCAGATGCTAAACAAAACGATTGTAATTGTGCAGTTGAACAGGCTTTGCCCGAGATTAAAGGACAAGTAATCTCTTTTGGGAATGGAGCTAAAAAGATCAGCCTGACCAAAAAAAATGATCAGTTTATTCTGGGAGGGGACATCCTGCTGAGTAATGACCAGGTTTCTCTGCTGAAGCAAAAGGCTGATGCTTCAGGAGCGTCTACAGAAAGTACATTTGTCGATTATCTGAATAGGAGATGGACTAATGGTATTGTGTATTATTCCATTGATACTAATGTTCCCAATCAGGCGAGAATTACTGATGCAATTGCACACTGGAAAGCTAAAACCAAGTTAACATTTACAGTCCGTACTAACCAGGCAAACTATATCAGGTTTGTGGTTGGGACTGGTTGTTCTTCTTCTTTAGGGATGATCGGAGGGGCTCAGAAATTGAACCTGTCTTCTGGTTGTTCAACGGGTAACGCTATTCATGAAATAGGACATGCACTTGGCTTACTGCATGAGCAAAGCAGAACTGACCGTGATGATTATGTGATTATCAATAAGGACAATATTGAGGCGGGTTATGAGCATAACTTTGATACCTGGGCGGATAGAGGATATACTGGTGGACAAACTGGTGCCTTTGATTTTGGATCGATTATGATGTACCCTTCCAATGCTTTCTCCAGTAATGGAGAGCCTACGATTACAAAACTTGACGGATCTACTTTTGGTTCACAAAGAACTGCTTTGTCTGCTGGAGATCTGGCCGGGTTTAAATATTTGTACCCGAACTATTCACTGTAG